GCGCACACTACCTAATCAAGAAGCGCGTCAATGCACTGGGGCTCGACGCCCGTGTTTCACCGCATAGCCTCAGGCATTCGTTCGCGACCGATTTACTGAATGCAGGCGCCGACATTCGCCATGTTCAGGAAATGCTCGGCCACGCCAGCGTCTCAACGACCCAGAACTACACGCAGGTTGCCAAAGAGCGGCTGTTTGATGTTTACCGTAAGGCCCACCCGCATGGGCGAAGCTGATTTTAGCGTTCGAGTTGCCTGATATAGACTGTCGTGTTTGTCGCCTCTTTGAAGTATTTGCGTGCGACATCGCGTATCTTTGCCGCGTCGATCTTCTCTACTTCTTCGAGTGCCGTAAACATTTTGCTATAATCTTGCAGAATGAGTTCATAGTAAGAAAGGTTGTCGGCAAGGCCGGCATTTTGTTGCAGTGTGTGCACGAGTTCTGCGACGTAGCGGTTCTTAATCTTCTGCAATTCGTCTTCGCTCGGCCCATCAGCCGCTAATTTCTTTATCTCGTCTTCGATGGCCCGTTCAACAGCCGGGTAGTTTGCAGCATCAAATACATCTGCAAAAATGGTAAACTGCGTATCGAGTTTTTCACCGGGGGTTGAAGAACCGACTTTCACATCGCCGGCAATTTTATCTTGTATCACAAGGCGGTTGACGAGCCTCGAGGTCTGGCCTTCGCCGAGCAGGCGGGCCAAAACTTCGAGCGCGCGATCGTCTGCGTGTGTCACCGGTGGCCGTGCCCAGCCTGAAATCATTGCCGGTGAGTTTTTGGCCTCAAGCCAGGCGATGCGGCGGCCTCGCTGTGGTTCGTACACCGTCGGGGGAAACTCGGGCGTATTGCTGGGTTTGAGCCTGCCGAAATATTTTTCGATGATGGCGAAAGATTGGTCGAATTCGAGATCCCCCACGATGGCGATGACCATGCGCGAAGGTATGTAGTTGCGTTTGAAAAACTCGCGGGTTTCTCCCAGGCGCAGCCGGTGCATACTTTTTTCGAAGCCGATGACCGGTTTGCCATAGGGGCTCATGCCGAATGCGGTTTTGAGAAAAAGTTCGTAGAGCAGCGATGTTGGGCGCGAGTCGTAGCGCATGCGGCGTTCTTCTTTTATCACTTTGCGTTCGGGGTAGAATTCGCGTAAGATGGGGTTGAGAAATCGGGCGCTTTCGAGCTCTGCCCACATTTCAAGGCGGTTGGATGGCAATTTGATCTGATAGTTAGTCACATCGGTCGTGGTATAGGCATTGTACCCCATTTGACCAGCCTGGGAATAGGCC
The sequence above is a segment of the Turneriella parva DSM 21527 genome. Coding sequences within it:
- a CDS encoding M16 family metallopeptidase; this translates as MLITNPVTPIEEKFDMSAFRQKTEKNIRKRTLPNGLRVILMRQPSSPTIACYLKIGVGSANESFDQAGTAHFLEHLLFKGTERLGTLNYEQEKVYLDQIEADGERIDTLERTLLNPLLTTSERQAIEDRIARLSTRLEMWQSRAQKFVISEEDSQAYSQAGQMGYNAYTTTDVTNYQIKLPSNRLEMWAELESARFLNPILREFYPERKVIKEERRMRYDSRPTSLLYELFLKTAFGMSPYGKPVIGFEKSMHRLRLGETREFFKRNYIPSRMVIAIVGDLEFDQSFAIIEKYFGRLKPSNTPEFPPTVYEPQRGRRIAWLEAKNSPAMISGWARPPVTHADDRALEVLARLLGEGQTSRLVNRLVIQDKIAGDVKVGSSTPGEKLDTQFTIFADVFDAANYPAVERAIEDEIKKLAADGPSEDELQKIKNRYVAELVHTLQQNAGLADNLSYYELILQDYSKMFTALEEVEKIDAAKIRDVARKYFKEATNTTVYIRQLER